In candidate division KSB1 bacterium, the following proteins share a genomic window:
- the atpF gene encoding F0F1 ATP synthase subunit B, whose product MDALRPLGIDPALLIAYLINFVLLLLVLRVLLYRPVLKMLSERREKIGESLAQADKVKEEAEVQRVAFQRELEQARQASQEAAKRIAQETEKLRESILAEARREAEEIRQQARQQIELERQQLVADLHQQVVDLAVELTPKTLRNTVAVDEKTQRRLIRQFLEQNGGLA is encoded by the coding sequence TTGGACGCACTGAGACCCCTGGGGATTGATCCTGCGCTCCTCATCGCCTACCTGATCAATTTTGTCCTGCTGCTTCTGGTGCTTCGTGTGCTGCTGTATCGGCCGGTGCTCAAGATGCTGAGCGAGCGGCGGGAGAAGATCGGCGAGTCGCTGGCCCAGGCCGACAAGGTCAAGGAGGAGGCAGAGGTGCAAAGGGTCGCCTTCCAGCGGGAGTTAGAGCAGGCGCGCCAGGCCTCGCAGGAGGCAGCCAAGCGCATCGCCCAGGAGACCGAGAAGCTGCGCGAGTCCATCCTTGCCGAGGCGCGCCGCGAAGCGGAGGAGATCCGCCAGCAGGCACGCCAACAGATCGAGTTAGAGCGACAGCAACTGGTCGCGGATCTCCACCAGCAGGTAGTCGATTTGGCCGTGGAGCTGACGCCCAAGACGCTGCGCAACACGGTGGCCGTTGACGAAAAGACGCAGCGGCGTCTCATCCGGCAGTTCCTGGAGCAGAACGGAGGACTTGCGTGA
- the atpE gene encoding ATP synthase F0 subunit C has translation MDASTMKLPAAGLAIGLGAFGPSIAMGVLTFGALQSIGRNPEATSRIQTSMFIGIAFAEAIAIYALVVALILLFVV, from the coding sequence ATGGATGCTTCGACCATGAAGCTGCCTGCCGCGGGTTTGGCCATAGGTCTGGGAGCCTTCGGCCCCAGTATCGCTATGGGCGTCTTGACTTTCGGCGCGTTGCAATCCATTGGGCGCAATCCCGAGGCCACCTCGCGGATTCAGACGAGCATGTTTATCGGCATCGCCTTTGCCGAGGCAATTGCCATTTATGCCCTGGTGGTGGCCTTGATCCTTTTGTTTGTGGTCTGA